DNA from Tachysurus vachellii isolate PV-2020 chromosome 22, HZAU_Pvac_v1, whole genome shotgun sequence:
CACAtgactttatatatttaatctttcccagctgttttcttctttgataactaaaacaataatGTAGAATCGTGGGACATGAATTAGATTGTAAACAACCAATTTTAAAACGCATGATATACGATATTCCAAAGGACAGAAGTTTAAAGTGCACAGGCTGAAGCAATGCTACAAAAACAGCCCTTTAAAtatagacatttatttaaatataaagcgATCAAGAAGGTTTTGTTTAATAAGCTGCAAAACAgggcagccaatcagagcatgTTTAAACCTAAAGGATTAAGAGCTTGTAAATTGGACAAGCTATTTACAAGATAAACTATTTTTGGTGCATAGAACAACATTATTTTACGTTACAGCACAATAGTGGATGCTCGAGgggaaaacaattaaaaatatctataaatatagaatatgagCACTTTAAACTTTACAGAATACAACTGGGCCTGATTAACACATGGTCATAATGGTTTCTTTTTAACAGGCTTCATtacctttctttccttttagcGAGATACTCAGCTCGTGCGTTAGGGTCAGAGTTAACCCGCTGCCTGTGACGTGCACTTTTTCCTTTGCTACTTAGTGGCATCTAGGAAACAAGGTTATAAAAGGTTAATATACGCATTCTTAATAAAAACAGgtttacaaatacaaaacaaacgaAATGTCCATCCTCAAGTATTAATAGCGGGAAAAGACattaaatgtaaagatttttgtTTCGAATTAAACTACAGTTTAATAAAGAACTGTAAGTATAACATCATAATGTGTATAAAACCACAGAAAGAGGAAATGGAAAAATCACAATGGTTGCACCGCATGAGGTTTTTTGAGGTGCGGAACTGATAAATCTCATCAACGTACATTGTgaaatttctattaaaaaaaaagatctaggTTTACGAATACAATTTGatttgcattgttttcttgagTTCATACCTCATTACGGCCTTATGCAACAACTACGTATCGGCGCTTAAAAAGGTTGAAAGCTTTCTAAATTTGACAAAGTCTTACAAACCTTCTAGATGTTTCCAAGGATCCTTGGCATGTTGCTgtatgatgtcacttcctgctACTGAATTGTGTTCAATATGCAAAGTCTCAAAATGCTCTTTTCTTGATGGTCGTACCAGATGATGATTAGTAAAATGCACAAATTTGGACacattttattcacatattaaaaaaaactagaagTGCAAAAGTGTTTGAAAAAAATGCACCACTACCTCACACCACATGATCGTTTCAATGGGAAAATTTAAGTTGGCAAATACACCCACCAACCACATTAGTCAGTCAGAAGAAACAGGAATCTATGGACACAGTGGATACTGGGTCACCAAAACTGGATTTGGAAATTAATCCCCTGCTTGATGAatcttgattttgtttttctttgacaTGCAGATAGTACAGCCAGAATTTGGGAACAGAATGAATCCATGGACACAACACATCAGGCTGTTGTGGTATGTTTTATTGGCACAAACTGGCTGCCTTGATGCCAATGGATCATTGAATGCAATCCAGGTGCATCTCTTTATGGTCGCAATTTACCATCATAACGAGTATCGTATAATTATCCATCttgtaggtgtgtgttgtgttatgccTCAAAAAATTGGAAATTAGCCAGTAATAGGACCCATTAGCTTACTCTTCTACACTATGGGTAGGTTGATATATGATGGGAAAAGAAGCCAAACATCATTGTTTAGCTTCCTTCAAGTTTCAAAATAAACTCCGCTTTCATGACATTAGAACCATTCcaattttttattcaaactaAAGTGTgactttttggaaaaaaaatcaccagtGTAAAATATGGGTAGGATAATTGCTTTGTTGAAGGTGGTTCAGTGCCTTGTTAAGACTGATCGATTCATCAATTTTGCTAAGCAGTGCGATATTTCATCACAAAAGCATGGTGAACCAAACAGACTTCTAATCTACAAAAATGCTCAATTTTGGTTAAATTGCCTTCAGCGATAATGTACTCGATTGATATTGTTTACTATTTAGTATgtatttttatgaattttacaTATAGTCAAAAGACACACCTACATTTGAAAAGTTCATGAACATAGACCTACACATCAAACTTATTTTAGCACTTCTGTCCTGAAAGAATGAACGTGGAGAAGATTCCATGCCagacaaaaaataagaaaatatgaaaTGCAATACACCTGCTTTTTTTAGTGACATAATAAAAAGTAATCCATGTTGCTGACTGAATTTCATTCTAAGACCCAGTTAAGGCTTTTCAATAATGACAGAGAGAAAACGTTTCACACTGAAAAGCAAAACTTCTGTTGCACTGCTCTTACACTATATTCTCTCAACATaacaaatactactactactactactactactactattaataataataataataataataataataataataataataataataaagctgacGTCATGAAAAAGTGAATGTAATTCAGTGTTGCATTGCATTTTAGTCATCACTTAGACACAATGAATGATTTAGGCTACAATATTAAATCTACAAATTTACCTAACCATTAAATGTAATGGTTTATTTAAAAGATCACAAATTGAGGTCACTTACCTCTGAGGCATTATGCATtgaggaaagtatgtccagttCAGTTTCAAGCCCACTCGCCTGGTTGGAAGCCAGTCCGCTGCTCGGATCATCAGACATGCTGCTCTGTGATGTGCAGAAAATCTCTGCTCCCAAACTAGACTTCGACTCATCGGTTTCTTCTTTAATCTGCATACACTGATGAGCCTGGAGTGAAGGACTGCTGTCTGTCATCTGTGGATGTAGCATCTCTTCTATTCTCTGTTCATTCTCTAGACATGCACTTGGGGAAACTGGTTCTTCAGGCACGTTTGTTTGAGGAAGTGGAACTCGAAGCTCTTCCCTGGAAGCGCTTGTCTCTTTCTTCACCTGAATCTTCTCACctggatctcctctctcagatCCAACACAGGGTTCTCCGTGGAAGACAGACAGCCCAGGCTGTAATTCTGAAACTGAGAAATATTAGAATAAGTTGATATAGAACATGGTCAGTGTTAACTTAAGTACACCCTGACtgtgaggggggaaaaataagaaggcagacacagagaaaaagtCCTGTATTGTGACtagacttttatttacattttattaatcatatatagtgacctatatatatatagatagagagagagagagagagagagagagagagagagagagagagagagagagagagagaacatgtggtagccaggtccaccaagctgccactgttgggcccctgagcgaggccctcaaacctcaattgctcagctatattaaaaaaatgagataatgtaagtcgctctggataagggcgtctgacaaatgctggaaatgtaaatgtatttatatatgagccctaacattaaaaccactgacaggtgaagtgaacaGCAGATAAATCTCTCATTACAAACAAACATGGCCCCTGTCAAgaggtgggatatattaggcagaaAGTGAAGTCATCACTTGGAAGCAGGGAAAATGGGGAAGTGTAAGAATCTGTGAGATTGAAATGGGGAAATCAGTGACAGCTAGAAGATTGGAGCAGACTGATGGAAGAAACCGATGAATCACTGTACAGGGAATAGCTTGAGGAACATGAAAATGTTCTGGCTTCCAAATTACCCAGATCTCAATCTATAAAATGTGCTGGACAAACTGTAAACAAGTCTATTCCAAAAACAAGTCTGCTCCATGCACAAGTCTGCTCCATGCACAAGTCTGCTCCATGCACAAGTCTGCTCCATGCACAAGTCTGCTCCATGCACAAGTCTGCTCCATGCACAAGTCTGCTCCATGCACAAGTCTGCTCCATGCACAAGTCTGCTCCATACACAAGTCTGCTCCATACACAAGTCTGCTCCATAAACAAGTCTGCTCCATACACAAGTCTGCTCCATACACAAGTCTGCTCCATACACAAGTCTGCTCCAAAAACAAGTCTGCTCCAAAAACAAGTCTGCTCCATACACAAGTCTGCTCCATAAACAAGTCTGCTCCATACACAAGTCTGCTCCATACACAAGTCTGCTCCAAAAACAAGTCTGCTCCAAAAACAAGTCTGCTCCATACACAAGTCTGCTCCATAAACAAGTCTGCTCCATACACAAGTCTGCTCCATACACAAGTCTGCTCCATACACAAGTCTGCTCCAAAAACAAGTCTGCTCCAAAAACAAGTCTGCTCCATACACAAGTCTGCTCCATAAACAAGTCTGCTCCATGCACAAGTCTGCTCCATGCACAAGTCTGCTCCATGCACAAGTCTGCTCCATACACAAGTCTGCTCCATAAACAAGTCTGCTCCATACACAAGTCTGCTCCATGCACAAGTCTGCTCCATGCACAAGTCTGCTCCATGCACAAGTCTGCTCCATGCACAAGTCTGCTCCATGCACAAGTCTGCTCCATGCACAAGTCTGCTCCATGCACAAGTCTGCTCCATACACAAGTCTGCTCCATAAACAAGTCTGCTCCATAAACAAGTCTGCTCCATACACAAGTCTGCTCCATACACAAGTCTGCTCCATGCACAAGTCTGCTCCATGCACAAGTCTGCTCCATGCACAAGTCTGCTCCATGCACAAGTCTGCTCCATACACAAGTCTGCTCCATAAACAAGTCTGCTCCATAAACAAGTCTGCTCCATACACAAGTCTGATCCATACACAAGTCTGCTCTATGCACAAGTCTGCTCCATACACAAGTCTGCTCCATGCACAAGTCTGATCCATGCACAAGTCTGCTCTATGCACAAGTCTGCTCTATGCACAAGTCTGCTCCATACACAAGTCTGCTCCATGCACAAGTCTGCTCCATAAACAAGTCTGCTCCATACACAAGTCTGATCCATACACAAGTCTGATCCATAAAGGCTCCACCTCAAACtaacaggacttaaaggatccgCTTGCTAACGTCTTAGTGCCAAATACTACAGCGCACCTTAAGGTCTAGTGATGTATCAGAGCACAGAATAAACATTTGCAGTATTAGTCAGGTagttttaatgtgtgtatgtagaaataaaacagaccggtgtgtttattttcattccCTTTTccctgagtgtctgtctgtgtttacacTTTACGCTAAAGCTAACAGTCTTTGGCTGCATCCCAATTCCCTCCCTACTGGTTAATCCCCTACGTGTGGTGTTCAGGTCTTTCT
Protein-coding regions in this window:
- the si:ch211-86h15.1 gene encoding uncharacterized protein si:ch211-86h15.1 isoform X3, whose product is MTNLQSLSIFLTERLMLAAQEIFKAVEVTVTEYHDEISRSRQENELLKSRLLEAGIQFYPVSELQPGLSVFHGEPCVGSERGDPGEKIQVKKETSASREELRVPLPQTNVPEEPVSPSACLENEQRIEEMLHPQMTDSSPSLQAHQCMQIKEETDESKSSLGAEIFCTSQSSMSDDPSSGLASNQASGLETELDILSSMHNASEMPLSSKGKSARHRQRVNSDPNARAEYLAKRKESYQRRKQLGKIKYIKSCDLPKTERKKQRAQWRAASKQYRQRRKMTEAVFNFIPLPMECAPANLEDVDVNSTAEEHSANTGQAFTDSCPLKEAFSLLHWCPPDQRASKERLLPQLRNSCEELQRELQLGKLEGNKK